The Enterococcus rotai genome includes a window with the following:
- a CDS encoding alpha/beta fold hydrolase, whose translation MKHNTFLSSDHKTTSHFICWEPQGGKVGTVQIIHGMAEYIERYHDFAKYLNELGFVVVGHDHLGHGQSVLEAESKHGYFGETEPITFVLDDIDQIKEWIENNYPDLPHFMLGHSMGSFALRNYLQLYKADISGAIFMGTGKKASMLPLALSLTKGLNVTAPKKTNKWLDHLAFGSFSKQFPESGRFNWLSKNQENVKNYETDSLTGFTFTNNGFYTLFRLVDGANQNGWAQNIDQDLPILVISGEQDPVGDFGIGPRKVAKELDEAGIKDVSLVLFADLRHEILFENEKIEVYKAISNWLKKRLDSGVKS comes from the coding sequence ATGAAACACAATACTTTTTTGTCATCAGATCACAAAACAACAAGCCATTTTATCTGCTGGGAGCCTCAAGGTGGGAAGGTTGGAACCGTTCAAATCATTCATGGCATGGCAGAATATATTGAACGCTATCATGACTTTGCCAAGTACCTGAACGAATTAGGCTTTGTAGTGGTGGGACATGATCATCTAGGTCATGGTCAATCTGTACTAGAAGCTGAATCAAAGCATGGATATTTTGGTGAAACTGAACCTATAACCTTTGTATTGGACGATATTGATCAAATCAAAGAATGGATCGAGAATAATTATCCGGATTTGCCGCATTTTATGTTAGGGCATAGTATGGGGTCCTTTGCATTACGAAATTATTTACAATTATATAAAGCTGATATCAGCGGAGCGATTTTTATGGGAACTGGTAAAAAGGCCTCTATGTTACCGCTCGCTCTTTCGCTAACGAAAGGATTGAATGTTACCGCACCGAAAAAAACAAATAAATGGTTGGATCATCTGGCCTTTGGAAGTTTTAGCAAACAGTTTCCAGAAAGTGGTCGTTTTAATTGGTTAAGTAAAAATCAAGAAAACGTCAAAAATTATGAAACTGATTCGTTAACGGGTTTTACATTTACAAATAATGGGTTTTATACGTTATTTCGTTTAGTTGATGGCGCAAATCAAAATGGTTGGGCCCAAAACATTGATCAGGATTTACCGATTTTGGTTATTAGTGGTGAACAAGATCCAGTAGGCGATTTTGGTATAGGACCACGGAAAGTCGCAAAAGAACTAGATGAAGCTGGAATCAAGGATGTATCACTCGTTTTATTTGCTGACTTACGCCATGAAATTTTGTTTGAAAATGAAAAAATCGAGGTTTATAAAGCAATCAGCAATTGGCTGAAAAAAAGACTAGATTCTGGAGTGAAAAGCTAG
- a CDS encoding YqgQ family protein — translation METLYDVQQLFKQFGIYIYVGARIYDIELMMIELKNIYEGHLIDRDTYLHARSVLQREHRIEESRATEKGTE, via the coding sequence ATGGAAACGTTATACGATGTCCAGCAGTTATTCAAACAATTCGGAATTTACATCTATGTAGGTGCCAGAATTTATGATATTGAGTTGATGATGATTGAATTGAAAAATATTTATGAAGGTCACTTGATTGATCGAGACACGTATCTTCATGCGAGAAGTGTCTTGCAAAGAGAACATCGAATTGAAGAAAGCAGAGCGACTGAGAAAGGAACCGAGTAA
- the glpO gene encoding type 1 glycerol-3-phosphate oxidase, which produces MSFSSKTRQTSIEQMKSEELDLLIIGGGITGAGVALQASAAGMKTGLIEMQDFAEGTSSRSTKLVHGGIRYLKNFDVEVVADTVQERAVVQAIAPHIPKPDPMLLPIYDEPKATFNMFSVKVAMDLYDRLANVIGTKYENYTLTKEEVLEREPQLKSEGLQGGGVYLDFRNNDARLVIENIKRAASDGGLMVSKVKAVGFIQNDQGKIIGVKAEDLMTGEQFDIKAKVVINTTGPWSDKVRGLDMKEKLVPQMRPTKGIHLVVDSSKLHVPQPTYFDTGKHDGRMVFVVPREKKTYFGTTDTDYTGDYEHPTVTQEDVDYLLEIVNSHYPKAHVTIDDIEASWAGLRPLISENGGSDYNGGNNGKVSDESFDQVIDIVAKYKNQQASRFDVENVLNHLEDSLAESKENPSAVSRGSLLERSDDGLLTLSGGKITDYRKMAEGALKEIQRILKAEFSSEFQLIDSKTYPVSGGNLDAANVETELIALAKIGMEQGLSQEEAEYLAHLYGSNVTELFEKITTTEPVTGLSLVETLALHYALENEMVLTPADYLVRRTNHLLFMRDTLDEVKQGVISEMSHYHHWSEEQKEYYTTELNQLIAESDLSTLKEGTK; this is translated from the coding sequence ATGTCATTTTCAAGTAAAACAAGACAAACATCTATTGAACAGATGAAGTCTGAAGAATTAGATTTATTGATCATTGGCGGTGGTATTACAGGCGCTGGGGTTGCCTTGCAAGCAAGTGCTGCGGGTATGAAAACAGGGTTAATCGAAATGCAGGATTTTGCTGAAGGAACTTCTTCACGTTCAACTAAATTAGTTCATGGTGGCATTCGTTATTTGAAAAATTTTGATGTAGAGGTTGTTGCAGACACTGTCCAAGAGCGGGCAGTAGTTCAAGCAATTGCACCCCATATTCCTAAGCCAGATCCCATGCTTTTACCGATCTACGATGAGCCAAAAGCAACCTTTAATATGTTTTCTGTCAAAGTAGCGATGGACTTGTATGATCGTTTAGCGAATGTGATTGGCACAAAATATGAAAATTACACATTGACGAAAGAAGAAGTGCTGGAAAGAGAGCCACAATTAAAAAGTGAAGGGCTACAAGGTGGTGGTGTGTATCTAGATTTTAGAAATAATGATGCTCGCCTTGTAATTGAAAATATTAAAAGAGCTGCTTCAGATGGCGGGTTGATGGTCAGCAAGGTGAAAGCTGTCGGTTTTATTCAAAATGATCAAGGAAAAATCATTGGTGTAAAAGCAGAAGATTTAATGACAGGTGAACAGTTTGATATCAAGGCTAAAGTTGTGATTAATACGACGGGACCTTGGTCCGATAAGGTTCGTGGTCTGGACATGAAAGAAAAATTAGTACCACAAATGCGCCCGACAAAAGGGATTCACCTTGTTGTTGATAGTAGTAAGTTACATGTACCACAACCAACGTATTTTGATACTGGAAAACATGATGGTCGGATGGTTTTCGTGGTTCCTAGAGAGAAAAAAACCTATTTTGGTACAACGGATACAGACTATACAGGAGATTATGAACATCCTACGGTTACGCAAGAAGATGTTGATTATTTATTGGAAATTGTCAATAGCCATTATCCTAAGGCACATGTGACGATTGATGATATCGAAGCAAGCTGGGCAGGTCTTAGACCCTTGATTTCCGAAAATGGCGGGTCAGATTATAACGGTGGGAATAATGGTAAGGTTTCTGATGAAAGCTTTGATCAAGTCATTGATATCGTTGCTAAGTATAAAAATCAACAAGCAAGCCGTTTTGATGTAGAAAATGTCTTGAATCATCTAGAAGATTCACTGGCAGAGAGTAAAGAAAATCCTTCGGCAGTTTCTCGTGGTAGCCTACTGGAGCGCTCAGACGATGGTTTGCTAACACTATCAGGTGGAAAAATCACAGATTACCGTAAAATGGCTGAAGGTGCATTAAAAGAAATTCAACGAATTTTGAAAGCAGAATTTAGTAGTGAGTTCCAGCTGATCGATTCTAAAACGTATCCTGTTTCAGGAGGCAATCTTGATGCGGCAAATGTAGAAACAGAACTGATAGCGCTTGCGAAAATTGGGATGGAACAAGGTTTGAGTCAAGAAGAGGCAGAGTATCTTGCTCACCTTTATGGTTCAAATGTTACTGAACTTTTTGAAAAAATTACGACAACTGAACCAGTCACAGGTTTAAGTTTAGTTGAAACACTAGCACTACATTATGCGTTAGAAAATGAAATGGTTTTAACACCTGCAGACTATCTTGTTCGTAGAACCAATCATTTACTTTTCATGAGAGACACGCTAGATGAAGTCAAACAAGGTGTGATTTCCGAAATGAGTCATTATCATCATTGGTCTGAAGAACAAAAGGAATATTATACGACTGAATTAAATCAATTGATCGCAGAATCTGACTTGAGTACATTGAAAGAAGGGACGAAGTAA
- a CDS encoding helix-turn-helix domain-containing protein has protein sequence MKIEALLDRKEAREVGILKKVILAGGRIEDTELLDYLGVSKASFESDLKELGYYLKPYEKYCSLFYDGQWVAIHMSDGFSISKVVDDYVRASIKFQLIDYLFHYREFTIAQLTTKFMISESSLFRKIKELNLLLKEFDLKIRNGQLKGEELQIRYFYFQVYWFLTPYDIHQEKTLTVQNLRIIEALEKALALSFEEHGKLKISLWLTISKKRIVVQSKQFKELYNKSQVYEQDPFFKTLRSFVLRFFSRYPLEIDEEESLLHFIFLTSMSVLAEADFADYSLIRGRRTPTSLADTFVLEHVILCYRPQKFFPELEKKIFYYFSQIHSRLYFFKGELELFDRENIWQKEQSLSSHKLADFSHILLDRSLECFGECYEKGNSLHEWSLVKYLSVLAIIDFEIVGETRIGIDLKMDHLYKEVMTQVLVLSLKNLNGLTIETYDAKKSYDLLITNVMKPNVYRSVQEVYVLSELGSTYDINQIRLNIRELHNRR, from the coding sequence ATGAAAATTGAAGCCTTATTAGATAGAAAAGAAGCAAGAGAAGTTGGAATTTTAAAAAAGGTGATTTTGGCTGGTGGTAGGATCGAGGATACTGAACTGTTGGATTATTTAGGTGTGTCCAAAGCTTCTTTTGAAAGTGATTTGAAGGAGTTAGGGTACTATCTAAAACCTTATGAAAAATACTGTTCGTTATTTTATGATGGTCAATGGGTCGCCATTCACATGTCAGATGGATTTTCTATTAGTAAAGTTGTCGATGATTATGTCCGAGCGTCTATTAAGTTTCAGCTGATTGACTATTTATTTCATTATCGGGAGTTTACGATCGCTCAGCTGACAACTAAATTTATGATCAGTGAATCATCTCTATTTCGCAAAATCAAAGAGCTGAACTTGTTATTGAAAGAATTTGATCTTAAAATCCGCAACGGGCAATTAAAAGGAGAAGAGCTACAGATTCGTTATTTTTATTTTCAAGTTTATTGGTTTTTAACACCATATGACATTCATCAGGAAAAAACATTAACGGTTCAAAACTTGCGAATCATTGAGGCCTTGGAAAAAGCGTTAGCTCTTTCCTTTGAGGAACATGGTAAACTAAAAATCAGTTTATGGCTGACGATCAGTAAAAAAAGAATCGTTGTGCAATCGAAACAATTTAAAGAGCTCTACAATAAGAGTCAAGTGTACGAACAAGATCCTTTTTTCAAAACACTACGTTCTTTTGTATTGCGTTTTTTCAGCCGCTATCCTCTTGAAATCGATGAAGAAGAAAGTTTGCTCCATTTTATTTTTTTAACGAGTATGTCTGTTTTAGCAGAGGCAGATTTTGCAGATTATAGTTTGATTCGAGGCCGACGTACCCCAACGTCATTAGCCGATACATTTGTATTAGAGCATGTGATTTTATGTTATCGTCCACAAAAATTTTTCCCAGAGTTGGAGAAAAAAATCTTCTATTACTTCTCTCAGATTCACAGTCGGTTATATTTTTTTAAAGGAGAGCTGGAATTATTTGATCGAGAAAATATTTGGCAAAAGGAACAGAGTTTATCTAGTCATAAGCTGGCTGACTTTTCCCATATTCTTTTAGATCGAAGTTTGGAATGTTTTGGAGAATGTTATGAAAAAGGAAATAGTTTACACGAATGGTCATTAGTCAAATACCTCAGTGTCCTAGCGATCATTGATTTTGAAATCGTTGGTGAAACGCGTATTGGTATTGATTTGAAGATGGATCATTTGTATAAGGAAGTCATGACGCAAGTTTTGGTATTGAGTTTGAAAAATTTAAATGGCTTAACGATTGAAACCTATGATGCTAAAAAAAGCTATGATTTGTTGATCACAAATGTCATGAAACCTAATGTATATCGCTCGGTACAAGAGGTCTATGTCTTGTCAGAATTAGGCTCAACTTATGATATCAATCAAATTCGATTGAATATTCGTGAACTGCATAATCGAAGATGA
- a CDS encoding rhomboid family intramembrane serine protease translates to MNYQTQMKIKRLLKQPLVTYLLLGITTIVFLGMELTGGSENSLVLIRWGAMSRGEILYLHEYWRFFTPMFLHIGWLHFAVNMVTLYYVGSQVENIYGHWRYLLIYLLSGIAGNVVSFTFGSPNSISAGASTALFGLFGAFVILGRHFRNNPAISFMVQRYATFIGINLIFNLFSSSVDIMGHIGGLLGGLLVASALAVPDRSEEFNIHERIIAGIIFVFLLGVCLVLGLKKFGLLV, encoded by the coding sequence ATGAATTATCAAACGCAAATGAAAATCAAGAGATTATTAAAGCAACCGTTGGTGACATACCTTTTACTTGGAATTACCACGATTGTCTTTCTAGGTATGGAATTGACGGGTGGATCAGAAAATAGTTTAGTTTTGATTCGCTGGGGAGCGATGTCTCGAGGAGAGATTCTGTATTTACACGAATATTGGCGTTTCTTTACACCGATGTTTTTACATATCGGCTGGCTACATTTTGCAGTAAATATGGTGACCCTATACTATGTAGGTTCACAGGTAGAAAATATCTATGGTCACTGGCGTTACTTGTTGATTTATTTATTAAGTGGTATTGCTGGAAATGTCGTTAGTTTTACTTTTGGATCACCAAACAGTATTTCTGCTGGAGCAAGTACCGCATTATTTGGACTATTTGGCGCTTTTGTTATTTTAGGTCGTCATTTTAGGAACAACCCTGCAATTTCATTTATGGTACAACGGTATGCGACGTTTATCGGGATCAATTTAATTTTTAACTTGTTTAGTAGCTCAGTTGATATTATGGGACATATTGGTGGATTGCTTGGCGGACTGCTAGTTGCCTCAGCTTTAGCTGTTCCAGATCGTTCAGAAGAGTTTAATATCCATGAACGGATCATTGCCGGAATTATTTTCGTATTTTTATTAGGCGTTTGTTTAGTCTTGGGTTTGAAAAAATTCGGTTTACTTGTATAA
- a CDS encoding MIP/aquaporin family protein, producing MDTSNMTQIFSEFLGTMILILLGDGVCAAVNLKKSKAEASGWIVIAFGWAMAVTIAVYVAGYMGPAHLNPAVTIAMAMTGSFEWSLVVPFIVAQVLGAVVGAVLVWLAYLPHWQVTEDQGAVLGTFATGPAIRNYPANMVTEVIGTFVLVLGLLSFSQHNFTDGLNPLVVGALILSIGLSLGGPTGYAINPARDFGPRLAHQLLPIPTKGDSDWAYSWVPIVGPVIGAAVAAGVYMMMV from the coding sequence ATGGATACTTCAAATATGACACAGATTTTCAGTGAGTTTTTAGGAACGATGATTTTGATTCTTTTAGGAGATGGAGTGTGTGCGGCAGTCAATCTAAAGAAAAGTAAGGCTGAAGCGTCTGGTTGGATCGTGATTGCTTTTGGCTGGGCAATGGCAGTTACTATCGCGGTTTATGTCGCGGGATATATGGGACCAGCGCACTTGAATCCAGCAGTTACGATCGCAATGGCGATGACTGGTAGTTTTGAATGGAGTCTAGTTGTACCGTTTATTGTAGCACAAGTACTTGGAGCAGTAGTCGGGGCAGTCTTGGTGTGGTTGGCTTATTTACCGCATTGGCAAGTAACGGAGGACCAAGGTGCCGTTTTAGGAACCTTTGCCACGGGGCCAGCAATTCGCAATTATCCAGCAAATATGGTGACCGAAGTGATTGGAACATTTGTTTTAGTTTTAGGCTTACTTTCATTTTCACAACATAACTTTACAGATGGTTTAAATCCATTAGTTGTTGGGGCGCTGATTTTATCGATTGGTTTATCTCTAGGTGGACCGACAGGCTATGCAATCAATCCAGCACGTGATTTTGGTCCGCGTTTAGCACATCAATTGTTACCGATTCCAACCAAAGGTGATTCTGATTGGGCTTATTCATGGGTTCCAATCGTTGGTCCTGTGATTGGTGCAGCAGTGGCTGCGGGCGTTTATATGATGATGGTTTGA
- a CDS encoding AAA family ATPase, which produces MKIQLIGASGTGKSTLARYIAEKEQIKWIDTDHYLWKDETFSEKHPIEQRLKMYEHDRNEFDQLVVSGSVFSWNPTSFTDRDLLVFLTLDDEQRFERLIKREIVRGGTTSLWLNEQGNQTNDFLEWCKTYYTAKSSSDIGTFAEHKYQIAQSKSPVLKLDSNQSLEILYREIIKYLQRNPL; this is translated from the coding sequence ATGAAAATTCAACTGATTGGAGCATCTGGTACAGGAAAAAGCACCTTAGCACGTTATATTGCTGAAAAAGAACAAATTAAATGGATTGATACGGATCACTATCTTTGGAAGGATGAGACTTTTTCAGAGAAACACCCAATCGAGCAACGACTAAAAATGTATGAACATGACCGAAACGAATTTGATCAATTGGTGGTCTCTGGTTCTGTTTTTTCCTGGAACCCTACCAGTTTTACTGATCGTGATTTATTGGTCTTCCTTACACTAGATGATGAACAACGGTTTGAGCGTCTGATAAAAAGAGAAATAGTTAGAGGCGGTACTACTTCACTTTGGTTAAATGAACAAGGAAACCAAACCAACGACTTTTTGGAGTGGTGTAAAACTTATTATACCGCTAAAAGCTCCTCTGATATTGGGACATTTGCTGAACATAAGTATCAAATTGCTCAGTCTAAAAGTCCTGTTTTAAAACTCGACAGTAACCAATCACTCGAGATTTTATACCGGGAGATTATAAAATATTTACAAAGAAACCCTTTATGA
- the glpK gene encoding glycerol kinase GlpK yields MTEQKYIMAIDQGTTSSRAIIFDKKGNNIGSSQKEFTQIFPKAGWVEHNANEIWNSVQSVIAGALIESGVKPSDIAGIGITNQRETTVVWDKQTGLPIYNAIVWQSRQSSPIADRLKEEGHGDMIHEKTGLIVDAYFSATKIRWILDNVEGAQERAEKGELLFGTIDSWLVWKLTGGETHVTDYSNASRTMLFNIHDLDWDQDILEILNIPRIMLPKATSNSEVYGLTKNYHFYGSEIPISGMAGDQQAALFGQMAFEPGMVKNTYGTGSFIVMNTGEKPQLSNNNLLTTVGYGINGKVYYALEGSIFVAGSAVQWLRDGLKMIQTAAESEAVANESHNKNEVYVVPAFTGLGAPYWDSDARGAVFGLTRGTTREDFVKATLQSVAYQVRDIIDTMQKDTGIAIPILKVDGGAANNDLLMQFQADILNTSVQKAQNLETTALGAAFLAGLAVGFWKDLDELKEFYEDGQVFEAKMSDEERDDLYEGWQQAVAATQMFKHKSK; encoded by the coding sequence ATGACAGAACAAAAGTACATCATGGCAATCGATCAAGGGACAACTAGTTCAAGAGCAATTATTTTTGATAAGAAAGGGAATAATATTGGTAGTTCTCAAAAGGAATTCACGCAAATTTTTCCAAAAGCTGGTTGGGTAGAACATAATGCAAATGAAATTTGGAATTCAGTTCAATCTGTTATTGCAGGTGCTTTGATCGAGTCTGGCGTTAAACCTTCTGATATAGCAGGAATTGGGATTACGAATCAACGTGAAACAACAGTTGTTTGGGATAAGCAAACAGGATTACCAATCTATAATGCAATCGTGTGGCAGTCACGTCAATCTTCACCAATTGCTGACCGACTAAAAGAAGAGGGTCATGGAGACATGATTCATGAGAAAACGGGCTTGATCGTAGATGCTTATTTTTCAGCAACAAAGATTCGTTGGATTTTAGATAATGTTGAAGGTGCGCAAGAACGAGCTGAAAAAGGCGAGCTACTATTTGGAACGATCGATTCTTGGTTGGTTTGGAAATTAACAGGTGGGGAAACACACGTAACAGATTATTCTAATGCAAGTCGTACAATGTTGTTCAATATTCATGATCTAGATTGGGACCAAGATATTTTAGAGATTTTAAATATTCCTCGGATAATGCTACCAAAAGCGACATCAAATTCTGAAGTTTACGGGTTAACAAAAAACTATCACTTCTATGGTAGTGAGATTCCTATCTCTGGAATGGCTGGTGACCAACAAGCTGCCTTGTTTGGACAAATGGCTTTTGAACCTGGAATGGTCAAAAATACGTATGGTACAGGTTCATTTATTGTAATGAATACAGGAGAAAAACCGCAGCTTTCTAACAATAACTTACTAACTACTGTAGGCTACGGTATTAATGGCAAAGTTTACTACGCTCTAGAAGGAAGCATTTTCGTAGCAGGTTCAGCTGTACAATGGTTGCGTGATGGCTTGAAGATGATTCAAACCGCAGCAGAATCAGAAGCCGTAGCGAATGAATCGCACAATAAAAATGAAGTCTATGTTGTACCTGCTTTTACAGGTCTAGGCGCACCATATTGGGATTCTGATGCAAGAGGTGCTGTGTTTGGCTTAACGCGAGGAACGACAAGAGAAGATTTCGTAAAAGCAACCTTGCAATCTGTTGCGTATCAAGTGCGGGACATTATCGATACAATGCAAAAAGATACTGGCATTGCCATTCCAATTCTAAAAGTAGATGGCGGAGCCGCTAATAATGATTTATTGATGCAATTCCAAGCGGATATTTTAAATACATCTGTTCAAAAAGCGCAAAACTTAGAAACAACAGCCTTAGGTGCAGCCTTTTTAGCTGGGTTAGCTGTTGGTTTTTGGAAGGATTTAGATGAGCTGAAAGAGTTTTACGAAGATGGGCAAGTGTTTGAAGCAAAAATGTCTGATGAAGAACGCGATGATTTATACGAAGGGTGGCAACAAGCAGTAGCTGCCACACAAATGTTCAAACATAAATCAAAATAA
- a CDS encoding 5-formyltetrahydrofolate cyclo-ligase, whose translation MEKVRLRKLGLANLKWLHDHPVLKEQKETEISQALFNDPAWQKAQTIAITKPLDFEFDTHILLNRGWQEEKQILMPIAGTARQLTFHSVTPKTRFEKSAFGVDEPVAAPEVMAEIIDLVVVPGIVFTHEGFRIGFGGGFYDRFLQHYQGETCSLVFSEQIQENWQAESFDLPVKRLFIS comes from the coding sequence GTGGAAAAAGTACGGTTAAGAAAATTAGGTTTAGCAAACCTGAAATGGCTTCATGATCATCCTGTGCTGAAAGAGCAAAAAGAGACAGAAATTAGTCAAGCATTATTCAACGATCCAGCTTGGCAAAAAGCCCAGACGATTGCGATTACGAAACCACTTGATTTTGAATTTGATACCCATATTCTGCTCAATAGAGGTTGGCAGGAAGAAAAACAAATCCTAATGCCAATTGCAGGAACGGCACGACAGTTGACATTTCATTCTGTAACCCCTAAAACACGTTTTGAAAAATCCGCATTTGGTGTGGACGAACCGGTAGCTGCGCCAGAAGTAATGGCTGAAATAATTGATTTAGTGGTGGTGCCAGGGATCGTGTTTACCCATGAAGGCTTTCGAATTGGTTTTGGCGGGGGATTTTATGATCGCTTCTTGCAGCATTATCAAGGGGAAACATGCAGTTTGGTATTCAGTGAACAGATTCAGGAAAATTGGCAGGCGGAATCCTTTGATTTACCTGTAAAACGATTATTTATCAGCTAG
- a CDS encoding Na/Pi cotransporter family protein yields MSYQEILFPFLGGLGIFLFGMKYMGDGLQKSAGDSLREILNTFTSTPLRSVLAGLIVTAIIQSSSGTTVLTVGLVSVGFMSLRQAIGVIMGANVGTTVTAFIIGFNLSSYSLPIIGVGSILLFFFKRERVNNIGQIVFGFGCLFYGLKLMGEGMAPLSTLPQFADLMVNVSHHPILGVGIGTLLTMVLQSSSATIGILQQLYSQGSLAIGSVLPILFGDNIGTTITAVIAALGVSVAAKRTAASHVIFNLVGAIIFTTLLTPFTAVVVRISDVLNLKPAMQIAVAHGLFNVSNLLIQFWFIDKIELLVRKIIPGKDKSIDFKPSNLNESIIQNSAALALNQAKIELLQMGEYVLGAFEATKAYYEKQDTIDMENASQYETAINDIDNRLTEYLVQLSATELTLSESHEQTMMLELTKDLERIGDHCRNIIQNLNEAIHLEKKQKAKEKKAGKVSDRETLILYDEDVIELFEKVLKNIRDSLIVFENDDKEMAAHMLNREEQIDQMVKKLRKKYISIMNSGKGRAADGVLFIDTASNLERMSDRTIHMAKYVLGERYGTEEIVVDQSVNPVITVPIPE; encoded by the coding sequence GTGTCCTATCAAGAAATTTTGTTTCCTTTTCTCGGAGGATTAGGGATTTTTCTATTTGGTATGAAGTATATGGGGGATGGTCTGCAAAAGTCTGCGGGAGATTCGTTACGGGAGATTTTGAATACCTTTACATCCACCCCTTTAAGATCGGTCTTAGCGGGTTTGATCGTGACGGCGATTATTCAAAGTAGTTCTGGTACGACGGTCTTGACTGTAGGCTTGGTGAGTGTTGGTTTTATGTCATTACGTCAGGCAATCGGTGTGATCATGGGTGCTAATGTTGGAACAACGGTGACGGCTTTTATCATTGGCTTTAATCTAAGTTCCTATTCCTTGCCAATCATTGGTGTAGGATCGATTCTGCTTTTCTTTTTCAAAAGAGAGCGGGTCAATAATATTGGTCAAATCGTTTTTGGTTTTGGTTGTTTATTTTATGGACTGAAATTAATGGGGGAAGGCATGGCGCCGTTAAGTACTTTGCCTCAGTTTGCTGATTTAATGGTCAATGTATCTCACCATCCTATTTTAGGTGTGGGCATTGGGACGTTGCTGACGATGGTTTTACAAAGTTCTAGCGCTACGATCGGAATTTTACAGCAGTTATATAGTCAGGGAAGCTTAGCAATCGGGTCAGTATTACCCATCTTATTTGGAGATAATATTGGAACAACGATCACGGCTGTCATTGCGGCCTTAGGCGTTAGTGTTGCGGCTAAGCGGACTGCAGCTTCTCACGTGATCTTTAATCTTGTTGGTGCAATTATTTTTACAACATTACTGACGCCGTTTACAGCGGTCGTTGTGCGCATTTCCGATGTGCTTAATTTAAAACCAGCTATGCAAATTGCTGTGGCTCATGGTCTGTTCAATGTCTCTAATTTACTGATTCAATTTTGGTTTATTGATAAAATCGAATTACTTGTCCGTAAAATCATCCCAGGGAAAGATAAAAGTATCGATTTCAAACCCTCTAATTTAAATGAATCTATTATCCAAAATTCAGCAGCTTTAGCGTTGAATCAAGCAAAAATAGAGCTTTTACAAATGGGGGAATATGTTTTAGGCGCCTTTGAAGCAACGAAAGCCTATTATGAAAAGCAAGATACTATTGATATGGAAAATGCGAGTCAGTATGAAACCGCGATCAATGATATTGATAATCGTTTGACTGAATATTTAGTCCAGCTCTCAGCGACAGAATTGACGCTTTCAGAAAGTCATGAACAAACGATGATGCTGGAATTAACCAAGGATTTAGAACGAATCGGCGATCATTGTCGCAATATTATTCAGAATCTCAATGAAGCGATTCATCTTGAAAAAAAACAAAAAGCGAAAGAGAAGAAAGCAGGGAAGGTATCTGATCGTGAGACGCTGATTTTGTATGATGAAGATGTGATCGAGTTATTTGAAAAAGTCTTGAAAAACATCCGCGATTCTTTAATTGTTTTTGAAAATGACGATAAAGAGATGGCTGCTCATATGTTAAATAGGGAAGAACAAATCGATCAGATGGTCAAAAAACTGCGCAAAAAATATATTTCAATAATGAATAGTGGCAAAGGTCGGGCAGCAGATGGTGTTTTATTTATTGATACAGCATCTAACTTAGAACGGATGAGTGACCGAACGATTCATATGGCTAAATATGTTTTAGGTGAACGTTATGGAACGGAAGAAATCGTAGTGGATCAATCGGTAAATCCTGTGATTACAGTTCCAATACCAGAATAA